The Methylomicrobium agile genome has a segment encoding these proteins:
- a CDS encoding lytic transglycosylase domain-containing protein: MKPGDLEPAVEFWRNVYVKWRRSEVVLHDDRHLNVIYEVIRLPGYVDESLTSEQKDIVSRRRNFWKAQLAVLESKVRYNAPLNAGDRELIARLESSGRTLAILLSGAAERVHAQRGTRERFKRGIEISAGYDRRFRKIFRDAGLPEDLAYLPHVESSFQPAARSSAGAVGMWQFTKAAAKRFMPGSHRADRRLDPYASAVGAANYLGYAYGMLGNWPAAITSYNHGINGMKRAQSQFGPDFARIVQNYASPAFGFASRNYYAQFLAAREIASDPAQYFPEEGMYAEKNGLRNVNVNGNTLAPLNAAAAEK; the protein is encoded by the coding sequence TTGAAACCTGGCGACCTGGAACCGGCGGTGGAGTTCTGGCGCAATGTCTATGTGAAGTGGCGGCGTTCGGAAGTGGTGCTTCATGACGACCGCCATCTGAACGTCATCTACGAAGTGATCAGATTGCCGGGTTACGTCGACGAAAGCCTGACCTCCGAGCAGAAAGACATCGTCAGCCGGCGCCGCAATTTCTGGAAGGCCCAACTGGCCGTCCTGGAAAGCAAAGTGCGCTACAACGCCCCGTTGAATGCCGGCGACCGCGAACTGATCGCCAGGCTGGAAAGCAGCGGCAGAACGCTCGCCATCCTCTTGAGCGGCGCCGCCGAACGGGTGCATGCGCAACGCGGGACGCGCGAACGCTTCAAACGCGGCATCGAGATCAGCGCAGGCTATGACCGGCGGTTCCGAAAGATATTCCGCGACGCCGGCCTGCCGGAAGACTTGGCTTATCTGCCTCATGTCGAATCCTCGTTTCAACCGGCGGCCCGCTCCTCTGCCGGCGCGGTCGGCATGTGGCAGTTCACCAAAGCCGCCGCAAAACGGTTCATGCCCGGCAGCCATCGCGCGGACCGGCGCCTCGATCCTTACGCTTCCGCGGTCGGCGCGGCCAATTACCTCGGCTACGCCTACGGCATGCTGGGGAACTGGCCCGCGGCGATTACTTCCTACAACCACGGCATTAACGGCATGAAGCGTGCGCAGAGCCAGTTCGGCCCCGACTTTGCTCGTATCGTGCAAAACTACGCAAGTCCTGCATTCGGCTTCGCCTCCCGCAACTATTATGCGCAATTCCTGGCGGCGCGCGAAATCGCCAGCGATCCGGCACAGTATTTTCCGGAAGAAGGAATGTATGCCGAGAAGAATGGCTTGCGGAATGTCAACGTGAACGGCAACACCCTGGCTCCTTTGAATGCAGCGGCGGCCGAAAAATAA
- a CDS encoding ankyrin repeat domain-containing protein → MHPNFFSWSKVKSLFYKQEDLRGEGDLIRILNTNYRNAPQVTEIANRILKIKNQRFGSIDKESHYLVESNGHMEGEVLLLEDSADIRRELDSKTRTSTLFAVIVMNAEQKPEAARHFSTPLVFMIQEAKGLEYENIILYNFLTLEESRYREIAKGVTAADLEQDLKYARGKDKTDKSLEVYKFYVNALYVALTRAIKNLYWIESNVRQPLLDLLGLRDVRTSLTLANQNSSLDAWRLEAHKLELQGKQEQADRIRSEILKQKTPPWQVLSGEALAELKRKALEANDKNAKMTLFEYALVYEDLNILNALLHADFKPARQPDKGLLMLKQKHYVAYQFKKPDAVLKQTDQYGPDFRNVFNQTPLMVAAWTGNAEVVKALVEVGADPEKVDGNGLTAFQIALAQAERGETYAKKKLAAIYDLLEPTSMSIQVEHRLIKLDKSSMEFFLLNLMIALFYRVMPKKMVYWLEGFTTQDFIDAIAHIPAGILPERRKQRAYLSAILAKNEIEKDDRYNRRLFYRVMRGHYIFNPNLAIRVEGEWINIYDLLNIDKLAPRHDAKQDWWHRDYNEILETWMQERKAELKHLLTEKREGVRSE, encoded by the coding sequence GTGCATCCGAATTTCTTTTCCTGGTCCAAAGTCAAAAGCCTGTTTTATAAGCAGGAAGATTTGCGCGGCGAAGGCGATCTGATCCGGATCTTGAACACGAACTACCGGAACGCGCCGCAAGTGACCGAGATCGCGAACCGGATTTTGAAGATCAAAAACCAGCGCTTCGGCTCGATCGACAAAGAAAGCCATTATCTGGTCGAAAGCAACGGCCACATGGAAGGCGAAGTGCTGCTGCTCGAAGACTCGGCCGACATTCGCCGCGAACTCGACAGCAAGACGCGCACTTCGACTTTGTTCGCGGTGATCGTGATGAACGCCGAACAAAAACCGGAAGCGGCGCGCCATTTCTCGACGCCGCTGGTGTTCATGATCCAGGAAGCGAAAGGGCTCGAATACGAAAATATCATCCTGTACAACTTTTTGACGCTCGAAGAAAGCCGCTACCGCGAAATCGCGAAGGGTGTCACGGCGGCCGACCTGGAGCAGGACTTGAAATACGCGCGCGGCAAGGACAAGACCGACAAATCGCTGGAGGTGTACAAGTTTTACGTGAACGCGCTGTACGTCGCGCTGACTCGCGCGATCAAGAACCTGTACTGGATCGAAAGCAACGTCCGCCAGCCGTTGCTCGATTTGCTCGGCCTGCGCGATGTGCGCACCAGCCTGACGCTGGCGAATCAGAATTCGAGCCTGGACGCCTGGCGCCTGGAAGCGCACAAGCTGGAACTGCAAGGCAAGCAGGAACAGGCCGACCGCATCCGCAGCGAAATCCTGAAGCAAAAAACGCCGCCGTGGCAAGTGCTGAGCGGCGAAGCGCTGGCCGAACTGAAACGGAAAGCGCTGGAAGCGAACGACAAGAACGCCAAGATGACCCTGTTCGAATATGCCTTGGTCTACGAGGATTTAAATATTTTGAATGCGCTGCTGCACGCCGATTTCAAGCCGGCTAGACAGCCGGATAAGGGCTTGCTGATGCTCAAACAGAAGCATTATGTGGCTTATCAATTCAAAAAGCCGGATGCGGTCTTGAAGCAGACCGATCAATACGGCCCGGATTTCCGTAACGTGTTCAATCAGACGCCGTTGATGGTGGCGGCCTGGACCGGCAACGCGGAAGTCGTGAAGGCGTTGGTCGAGGTCGGGGCCGATCCCGAAAAAGTCGACGGCAACGGCCTGACCGCATTCCAGATCGCGCTCGCCCAGGCCGAACGCGGCGAAACCTATGCGAAAAAGAAACTGGCCGCGATCTACGACCTGTTGGAGCCGACCAGCATGAGCATCCAGGTCGAGCACCGGCTGATCAAGCTCGACAAAAGCAGCATGGAGTTTTTTCTGCTGAACCTGATGATCGCTCTGTTTTACCGGGTCATGCCGAAAAAAATGGTTTACTGGCTCGAAGGGTTCACGACGCAGGACTTTATCGATGCGATCGCGCACATCCCGGCCGGAATTTTGCCGGAGCGGCGCAAGCAGCGTGCCTATTTGTCCGCGATTCTGGCGAAAAACGAAATCGAAAAAGACGACCGTTACAACCGCAGGCTGTTTTACCGGGTTATGCGCGGCCATTACATTTTCAACCCGAACCTGGCGATCCGGGTCGAAGGGGAGTGGATCAATATTTACGACTTATTGAATATCGACAAACTGGCGCCCCGGCACGATGCCAAACAGGATTGGTGGCACCGGGATTACAACGAAATCCTCGAAACCTGGATGCAGGAGCGCAAAGCCGAATTGAAGCATTTGCTGACGGAAAAGAGGGAGGGCGTGCGCAGCGAATAA
- a CDS encoding TOBE domain-containing protein, whose protein sequence is MNPNDNAPSRWIEGELRLAGMLDARMMELLKAIDRSGSINQAAKQMGLSYKGAWQMLERANNGAPQTLLTTAIGGSKGGGTALTPAGKALLALFTRLEQKHRDFIAELNRSLAEDPATILLLQRLEVKTSTRNQLFGQVTAIDRDVADARITVRLKGGEEVVSSFSTASLDALAIGIGADAVLMINSADIMLLTDPALERISARNRLLGKVMRIRHDIVDSEVIVLLPNGEILAAMITQQSLRKLALMPGMSVWAVFKAHAPILGVRSS, encoded by the coding sequence ATGAATCCGAACGACAACGCGCCCTCCCGATGGATAGAAGGCGAATTACGGCTAGCGGGAATGCTGGATGCCCGCATGATGGAGCTCTTGAAGGCGATAGACCGGAGCGGATCGATCAATCAGGCCGCCAAACAAATGGGGCTGAGTTACAAGGGCGCCTGGCAAATGCTGGAACGGGCCAACAACGGCGCGCCGCAAACCCTGCTGACCACCGCCATCGGCGGCAGTAAGGGGGGCGGAACCGCATTGACGCCCGCGGGTAAGGCGTTGCTGGCCTTGTTTACCCGGCTGGAGCAAAAGCACAGGGATTTTATCGCCGAACTGAACCGAAGCCTGGCCGAAGACCCCGCTACGATACTTCTTCTTCAGCGCCTGGAGGTCAAAACCAGCACTCGCAACCAATTGTTCGGCCAAGTCACCGCAATCGACAGGGATGTCGCGGATGCCCGAATTACCGTGCGCCTGAAAGGCGGAGAAGAGGTGGTTTCGTCTTTCAGCACCGCTTCGCTCGACGCACTGGCGATCGGCATCGGCGCCGATGCGGTGCTGATGATCAACAGCGCCGACATCATGCTGTTGACCGATCCCGCCCTCGAACGGATTTCGGCCCGGAACCGCCTGCTCGGGAAGGTGATGCGGATCCGGCACGACATCGTGGATTCGGAAGTGATCGTTCTCTTGCCGAACGGCGAAATCCTGGCCGCGATGATTACCCAGCAAAGCCTGCGCAAACTGGCGCTAATGCCCGGCATGTCGGTCTGGGCGGTCTTCAAGGCCCACGCGCCGATCCTGGGCGTCAGGTCGTCGTAA
- a CDS encoding alginate export family protein yields MINPQNESNIASTFTRSIGTVAVSAAMISSPGLADAAEEKSYTKPPFAVFSSQMPDALSGSYKYEKPVWNLHDALGLPEWLTVSLEQRTRYETLDGCFKAGCKGGDQQVPLQADLWVEAHFRQWRVGGEFLDARQFLADKGSGINNTHVDEADFIQGYLAWADQNVMYSGLGVEAIAGRQTLNFGSRRLVARNVFRNTLNSFDGFRLRVLDYNHWQFNAFVTKPVGRYPNNSQQLLDNFHSFDEPEEQAWFSGGFLEVYDLPAKINAELYLYHLDEGDRKRNPTRNRRYFTPGMRFYIKPEKGHFDFQTETIGQWGTVRANTASNENLDHAAWFQHLDAGYTFEMPWTPRFAVEYDYASGDHDPKDKKDQQFDTLYGARRFDFGPTGIYASFARSNINTPGYRVSFNPHPAVQAFISHRFFWLAENKDSWTAAGLRDQTGGSGGFVGQQLELSARWDVNSSLNLETGWAHLFKGTFAEDAPNAPKSGDTDYFYAQSLFRF; encoded by the coding sequence ATGATAAATCCCCAAAATGAATCGAATATCGCTTCCACTTTTACCCGTTCGATCGGAACGGTTGCCGTTTCCGCCGCGATGATCTCCAGTCCCGGACTGGCCGATGCGGCGGAAGAAAAAAGCTACACCAAACCGCCTTTCGCCGTCTTTTCGAGCCAAATGCCGGATGCCTTGTCGGGCTCGTATAAATACGAGAAACCGGTCTGGAACCTGCACGATGCCTTGGGCCTGCCCGAATGGCTGACGGTGTCTCTGGAACAGCGCACCCGCTACGAAACGCTGGACGGCTGCTTTAAGGCCGGTTGCAAGGGCGGCGACCAGCAGGTCCCCCTGCAGGCCGATCTATGGGTTGAAGCCCATTTTCGACAATGGCGAGTCGGCGGAGAATTTCTGGACGCCCGCCAATTCCTGGCCGACAAGGGTTCCGGAATCAACAATACCCATGTCGACGAGGCCGATTTCATCCAGGGCTATCTGGCCTGGGCTGACCAGAATGTAATGTACAGCGGCCTGGGCGTCGAGGCGATCGCCGGCCGGCAGACCCTGAACTTCGGCAGCCGCCGTTTGGTCGCCAGAAACGTGTTCCGGAATACGCTCAACAGTTTCGACGGTTTCCGTCTGAGAGTTCTCGATTACAACCACTGGCAGTTCAACGCCTTCGTGACCAAACCGGTCGGGCGCTATCCGAACAATTCACAGCAATTGCTGGACAATTTCCACAGTTTCGACGAGCCGGAAGAGCAAGCATGGTTTTCCGGCGGCTTTCTGGAAGTGTACGATCTGCCCGCCAAGATCAACGCCGAACTGTACTTGTACCATCTCGACGAAGGCGACCGTAAGCGCAATCCGACCCGAAACCGCCGCTATTTTACGCCGGGCATGCGCTTTTATATCAAACCTGAAAAAGGGCATTTCGATTTTCAAACCGAAACGATCGGCCAGTGGGGCACGGTGCGGGCGAATACGGCGTCCAATGAAAATCTGGACCATGCGGCCTGGTTCCAGCATCTGGACGCGGGCTACACCTTCGAGATGCCGTGGACGCCGCGCTTCGCGGTCGAGTACGATTATGCGAGCGGCGACCACGATCCGAAAGACAAAAAGGACCAGCAGTTCGACACTTTGTACGGCGCGCGGCGCTTCGATTTCGGGCCGACGGGCATATACGCCTCCTTTGCCCGCAGTAACATCAATACGCCGGGTTACCGGGTCAGCTTCAATCCGCACCCGGCCGTACAAGCTTTTATCAGCCACCGTTTTTTCTGGCTGGCAGAAAACAAGGATAGCTGGACGGCGGCGGGATTGCGCGATCAGACGGGCGGGTCCGGCGGATTTGTCGGCCAGCAGTTGGAACTGTCGGCACGCTGGGATGTTAACAGCAGTCTGAACCTGGAAACCGGCTGGGCCCATCTGTTCAAAGGCACCTTTGCCGAAGATGCGCCTAATGCGCCGAAAAGCGGGGATACCGATTATTTCTATGCGCAAAGCCTGTTCCGGTTTTAA
- the modA gene encoding molybdate ABC transporter substrate-binding protein, which produces MFATFISRFSMIVLCCAVVVCQPALAATTIAAVASNFAQPMTEIAAAFEKATGHSAKLSFGSSGKFVAQIENGAPFEVFLSADAEKPEQLEKAGLAVAGSRFTYAVGKLVLWSAKPGYVDAQGRILEQGGFKHLALADPKLAPYGEAAVEVLKNKGFFEKLQPLFVLGENISQTYQFVSTGNAELGFIALSQVIENGKILKGSAWTVPENLHAPIRQDAVLLNKGAANPAAPALLEFLKSAEARAIIQKYGYSLAD; this is translated from the coding sequence ATGTTCGCTACCTTCATCTCACGCTTCTCGATGATCGTGCTATGCTGCGCGGTCGTCGTTTGCCAGCCGGCCCTTGCCGCCACGACGATAGCGGCGGTCGCTTCCAATTTCGCCCAGCCGATGACCGAAATCGCCGCAGCGTTCGAAAAGGCGACCGGTCACAGCGCCAAGCTGTCGTTCGGTTCTTCGGGCAAATTCGTCGCGCAGATCGAAAACGGGGCGCCGTTCGAAGTGTTTCTGTCCGCCGACGCCGAAAAACCGGAACAACTGGAAAAGGCCGGGCTGGCCGTAGCCGGCAGCCGCTTTACCTATGCGGTCGGCAAGCTGGTGCTGTGGTCGGCCAAGCCGGGCTATGTCGACGCTCAGGGGCGCATCCTGGAACAGGGCGGCTTCAAGCATCTGGCGCTGGCCGATCCCAAATTGGCGCCTTACGGCGAGGCCGCCGTCGAGGTGTTGAAGAACAAGGGTTTCTTCGAAAAACTCCAGCCCTTGTTCGTGCTCGGCGAGAACATTTCGCAAACTTATCAGTTCGTCTCGACCGGCAATGCGGAGCTGGGCTTCATCGCGCTGTCGCAGGTGATCGAGAACGGCAAAATTCTCAAGGGTTCCGCCTGGACCGTGCCTGAAAATCTTCATGCGCCGATTCGCCAGGATGCGGTGTTGCTGAATAAAGGCGCGGCAAATCCGGCGGCGCCCGCGTTGCTCGAATTCCTCAAATCCGCCGAAGCGCGGGCGATCATCCAAAAATACGGTTACAGTTTGGCCGATTGA
- the modB gene encoding molybdate ABC transporter permease subunit yields MFSDDDISALWLTFQVAGLTTVLLLLLGTPLAWWLARTGSRWKGIVNALIALPLILPPTVLGFYLLVLLGPNGPIGALMAGLGLGPLPFTFKGLVVASVLYSLPFVVQPLHTAFAAIGRQPLEAAATLRAGPLDTFFHIVAPLAKPGFITAAILGFAHTVGEFGVVLMIGGNIPGKTRVVSVQIYNHVEALEYGRAHWLAGGLLAFSFTVLLLLFSVLKNPPVSHPIK; encoded by the coding sequence ATGTTCAGCGATGACGATATTTCGGCGCTTTGGCTGACTTTTCAGGTCGCCGGCCTGACGACCGTCCTGCTGTTGCTGCTCGGCACCCCGCTGGCCTGGTGGCTGGCGCGCACCGGATCGCGCTGGAAGGGCATCGTCAATGCCCTGATCGCGTTGCCTCTGATTTTGCCGCCCACCGTGCTCGGTTTTTATCTATTGGTGCTGCTCGGTCCGAACGGGCCGATCGGCGCCCTGATGGCGGGACTGGGCCTCGGTCCCTTGCCCTTTACCTTTAAGGGGCTCGTCGTCGCGTCGGTATTGTATTCGTTGCCGTTCGTGGTGCAGCCCTTGCATACGGCCTTTGCCGCGATCGGCCGTCAGCCCCTGGAAGCCGCCGCCACGCTGCGTGCCGGGCCGCTGGATACCTTTTTCCACATCGTGGCCCCGCTGGCGAAGCCGGGCTTTATAACCGCCGCGATACTCGGCTTCGCCCATACGGTCGGCGAATTCGGCGTGGTGTTGATGATCGGCGGCAATATTCCCGGCAAAACCCGGGTGGTTTCGGTGCAAATCTACAATCACGTCGAGGCGCTGGAATACGGCCGGGCGCATTGGCTGGCCGGCGGCTTGCTGGCTTTCAGCTTTACCGTGTTGCTGCTGTTGTTTAGCGTTTTAAAAAACCCTCCTGTTTCTCATCCAATCAAATGA
- the modC gene encoding molybdenum ABC transporter ATP-binding protein, which yields MSQTIFTRFQLDYGAFQLDADLNLPGSGISVLFGPSGSGKTTLLRCIAGLEQPPQGFLSVNGKIWQDSERAIFLPPYQRQVGYVFQDANLFPHLTVFDNLNFGLKRVGRSFNGGDVRKTLKLLAIDRLLDRMPDRLSGGERQRVAIARALVLKPELLLMDEPMASLDFKLKQEILPFLIRLRQQLDIPVLYVTHSQEEVAQLADHLVAIDAGRVLASGPLADTLGRIDLPIAEDKHALMVWQGRVVEHDADYHLTLIGFSGAELHLPIVAAAIGDTVRVQIYASDVSISLEAPRATSILNVLPATITDIADRLNGQAIVKLEVSALPLLAHITCKSRQLLDLQVGRHVYVQIKGTSIVN from the coding sequence ATGAGCCAGACCATCTTTACCCGCTTTCAATTGGATTACGGCGCGTTTCAGTTGGATGCCGACCTGAATCTGCCCGGATCGGGCATCAGCGTGCTGTTCGGCCCTTCCGGCTCCGGTAAGACCACTTTACTGCGCTGCATTGCCGGGCTCGAGCAACCGCCGCAGGGTTTTCTGAGCGTCAACGGCAAGATCTGGCAGGACAGCGAACGGGCCATTTTCCTGCCGCCCTATCAACGCCAGGTCGGTTATGTGTTCCAGGATGCCAATCTGTTTCCGCATTTAACGGTATTCGACAACCTGAACTTTGGCCTGAAGCGCGTTGGCCGGTCGTTTAACGGCGGCGATGTGCGGAAGACTTTAAAGCTTTTGGCGATCGACCGCTTGCTGGACCGAATGCCGGATCGGCTGTCGGGGGGAGAACGGCAACGGGTCGCCATTGCGCGTGCGCTGGTTCTCAAACCGGAATTGCTGCTGATGGATGAGCCGATGGCTTCGCTGGATTTCAAACTCAAGCAGGAGATCCTGCCGTTTTTGATCCGTTTGCGCCAGCAATTGGACATTCCGGTTTTGTATGTCACGCATTCGCAGGAGGAAGTCGCGCAGTTGGCCGATCATCTGGTGGCGATAGACGCAGGCCGCGTGCTGGCGTCGGGCCCGCTCGCCGATACGTTGGGCCGTATCGATCTGCCGATAGCGGAGGACAAGCATGCTCTGATGGTCTGGCAGGGGCGCGTCGTGGAACACGATGCCGACTATCATTTGACCCTGATCGGCTTTAGCGGCGCGGAGCTTCATCTGCCGATAGTGGCGGCGGCTATCGGCGACACGGTAAGGGTACAGATCTATGCCAGCGATGTTAGTATTTCCCTGGAAGCGCCGCGGGCGACCAGCATTCTGAACGTGCTGCCCGCCACGATCACGGACATAGCCGACAGGTTGAACGGCCAGGCAATCGTAAAGCTCGAAGTCAGTGCGCTGCCGTTGTTGGCGCATATCACCTGTAAATCCAGACAGTTACTGGATTTGCAGGTGGGCAGGCACGTTTATGTGCAGATTAAAGGCACATCCATTGTAAATTAG
- a CDS encoding TOBE domain-containing protein — protein sequence MKVSARNQFKGVVSEVRPGSVYTEVLVRLQGGDTLVATVTKESAESLAIQAGKEVIAMIKAPHVIIVTDFGGYRISARNQLQGTVTQVKLGAINSEVDIELKGGETVAATVTNESVEALDLRQGQPVTAVFKAGSVILAVAG from the coding sequence ATGAAAGTCAGTGCACGCAACCAGTTCAAAGGAGTCGTCAGCGAAGTTCGCCCGGGTTCGGTATATACGGAAGTTCTCGTGCGATTGCAGGGCGGAGATACTCTCGTCGCCACGGTGACCAAGGAATCGGCCGAATCGCTCGCTATCCAGGCCGGCAAGGAAGTGATCGCGATGATCAAGGCGCCGCACGTGATCATCGTCACCGATTTCGGCGGCTACCGCATTTCGGCGCGCAACCAGCTCCAGGGAACGGTGACTCAAGTCAAGCTCGGCGCGATCAACAGCGAGGTGGACATCGAATTGAAAGGCGGCGAAACGGTGGCCGCCACGGTCACGAACGAAAGCGTCGAAGCGCTGGATTTACGCCAGGGGCAGCCGGTGACGGCGGTATTCAAAGCCGGATCGGTGATTCTGGCGGTCGCGGGATAA
- a CDS encoding ATP-binding cassette domain-containing protein translates to MSHRLRTGSIPAAVRTVEGAMLLEMNVTLGRGRFGLSMQLSASATCVGLFGKSGAGKSAVFDLISGALQPQSGRIVLNGKILSDSTRGIVMPRELRPVGAAAQIDGAGYDSSGDGFSPPG, encoded by the coding sequence ATGAGCCATCGCCTGCGGACCGGCTCGATCCCGGCCGCAGTTCGTACCGTGGAAGGTGCCATGCTGCTGGAAATGAACGTAACACTGGGCCGCGGCCGTTTCGGCTTGTCGATGCAATTGTCGGCCAGCGCAACCTGCGTCGGCCTGTTCGGAAAATCCGGGGCCGGCAAAAGCGCGGTTTTCGATTTGATTTCCGGCGCCCTGCAACCCCAAAGCGGGCGCATCGTTCTGAACGGCAAGATTTTATCCGACAGCACCCGAGGCATCGTGATGCCCCGCGAACTGCGCCCGGTCGGCGCGGCCGCGCAGATCGACGGCGCGGGTTACGACTCGTCGGGCGACGGCTTTTCGCCGCCCGGCTGA
- a CDS encoding LysR family transcriptional regulator, whose amino-acid sequence MFIRQIHYLLALAKTRHFGRAAELSHVSQPALSNAIQHLEEELGITIIKRGQRFEGFTEEGEKVLQWARILAQNWEGMRQAAVQYRRQLTGVLRLGAIPTMLAVTPLLTKPCQDEYPGIAVKLTSLCAEELIRQLDGFELDLGLTYLEDPRLKGFRILPLYRERHVLLARKPDSRLLEGHLSWNDVEGLPLCLLTPNMQNRHLIDAAFRQAGVAPKIMLETDSIFALYAHVCNVGLYSIVPHSMLSQFEMRQEVAALPLAPELSRKVGLVMRRQELPIPIQDAAWKIAQGLNLQHCFDSLIIGKL is encoded by the coding sequence ATGTTCATCCGGCAAATCCATTATCTGCTCGCTCTCGCCAAAACCCGACATTTCGGCCGGGCGGCCGAGCTCAGCCATGTTTCCCAGCCCGCCCTGTCGAACGCCATCCAGCATCTCGAAGAAGAACTGGGCATCACCATCATCAAGCGCGGACAGCGTTTCGAGGGTTTTACCGAGGAAGGCGAAAAAGTCTTGCAGTGGGCGCGCATTCTGGCCCAGAACTGGGAGGGCATGCGCCAGGCCGCCGTCCAGTATCGCCGGCAGCTCACCGGCGTTCTGCGCCTGGGCGCCATCCCGACGATGCTGGCCGTCACGCCGCTGCTGACCAAGCCCTGCCAGGACGAATATCCCGGCATCGCCGTCAAACTGACCTCCCTCTGCGCCGAAGAACTCATCCGGCAACTCGACGGCTTCGAGCTGGATCTGGGCCTGACCTATCTGGAGGATCCCCGGTTAAAAGGATTCCGGATTTTGCCGCTGTACCGCGAGCGGCACGTGCTGCTGGCCCGGAAGCCGGATTCCCGCCTGCTCGAAGGCCATTTGAGCTGGAACGACGTCGAAGGGCTTCCCTTGTGCCTCTTGACGCCGAACATGCAAAACCGCCATCTGATCGACGCCGCCTTCCGGCAGGCCGGGGTCGCCCCGAAGATCATGCTGGAAACCGATTCGATCTTCGCCCTGTATGCGCACGTATGCAACGTGGGCCTGTACAGTATTGTGCCGCACAGCATGCTGAGCCAGTTCGAAATGCGCCAGGAAGTGGCCGCGCTGCCGCTGGCGCCCGAGCTTTCGCGGAAAGTGGGCCTGGTCATGCGCCGCCAGGAGTTGCCCATCCCGATCCAGGACGCCGCCTGGAAAATAGCCCAAGGACTGAATTTGCAGCATTGCTTCGATTCGTTGATAATCGGCAAGTTATGA
- the msrA gene encoding peptide-methionine (S)-S-oxide reductase MsrA, with amino-acid sequence MNRRKRASCSFLILGVLAVAAGGLLNPHLLEGKTVNPSLNKAAVGPDTPYIVLGMGCFWGAEKRMQALTGVLDVEAGYAGGDMPSPVYETLHDTEKAIEEGTPVKNHAEVVKVYYDPRQTTLERVLIHFWENHNPTQGNRQGNDIGSNYRSAVFYRTDEERRWAEKTREVYQQSLKKVGIAKPITTEIAPLRNYAAAEDYHQDYLEKNPLGYCGLGGIGVAYLDPRTAVGGAVPHEAAETGEGGQGWQNVALNVGEQLIAFEADDCGYCRQFDKEVLAVWKNPLPIVSTHLTAPPEGWKLNGELFATPTIVLFRDRQEVARYTGYRGAGDFWRWLSEAGKST; translated from the coding sequence GTGAACAGGCGAAAACGCGCATCTTGCTCTTTTTTGATACTGGGCGTTTTGGCGGTTGCGGCCGGCGGGCTGCTGAATCCGCACCTGCTGGAGGGTAAAACCGTCAATCCTTCTCTGAACAAGGCGGCGGTCGGTCCGGATACCCCCTATATCGTGTTGGGGATGGGGTGCTTTTGGGGCGCCGAAAAGCGCATGCAGGCGCTGACCGGCGTGCTGGACGTCGAAGCCGGCTATGCCGGGGGCGATATGCCTTCCCCCGTTTACGAAACGCTTCACGACACCGAAAAGGCGATAGAAGAAGGCACTCCCGTCAAAAACCATGCCGAAGTGGTTAAAGTCTATTACGACCCACGGCAGACCACCCTCGAACGCGTCCTGATCCATTTTTGGGAAAACCACAATCCGACCCAGGGCAATCGCCAGGGCAACGACATCGGCAGCAATTACCGCAGCGCCGTCTTTTACCGTACCGACGAGGAACGCCGGTGGGCCGAGAAAACACGGGAAGTCTATCAACAGAGCCTGAAGAAGGTGGGTATCGCCAAGCCTATTACGACCGAAATTGCGCCGCTCAGGAACTATGCCGCCGCCGAAGATTACCATCAGGACTATCTGGAAAAGAATCCGCTCGGTTATTGCGGATTGGGAGGCATCGGCGTGGCCTATCTCGATCCGCGGACTGCCGTCGGCGGCGCGGTTCCGCATGAGGCGGCCGAAACCGGGGAGGGCGGTCAGGGTTGGCAGAATGTCGCCTTGAATGTCGGGGAACAGCTGATCGCCTTCGAAGCGGACGATTGCGGCTATTGCCGGCAATTCGACAAGGAAGTGCTTGCGGTCTGGAAAAATCCGCTTCCCATCGTGTCCACCCATTTGACGGCGCCTCCGGAAGGCTGGAAGCTGAACGGGGAATTATTCGCCACTCCCACCATCGTCCTGTTCAGAGACCGGCAGGAAGTCGCCCGCTATACCGGTTATCGGGGGGCGGGGGATTTCTGGCGGTGGTTGAGCGAAGCGGGGAAAAGCACGTAG